A window from Plasmodium cynomolgi strain B DNA, chromosome 7, whole genome shotgun sequence encodes these proteins:
- a CDS encoding hypothetical protein (putative): MIKMIKVVSLCRREQLLRTSGKFAAALLGKRYSTAKTNNVTAVDNKYIYNVYKLDNTYYNNLKVINSYDEYHNLVVKNEYFKDYSKIQNKFNHGEMWEHDGEQLSDGFKPSIEERKDAVRSNLGKMEEENECTNIITSTDLQVLYFGSYENNISVLLFEKFKSIIEKNKKLQFFFLDVNVCPQCSYNCDVTYVPCVCLIYKNHLFRKKLEINYENPIDDKYLDEYLSTVQKSIDSFHTYNNKFIYKLKKQSNYLNTKYIDVDNQNIHKENWNTF, from the coding sequence ATGATTAAAATGATCAAAGTAGTAAGTTTATGCAGACGGGAACAACTGCTCCGTACCAGTGGCAAATTCGCAGCCGCATTGTTAGGAAAGAGGTACAGCACAGCGAAGACCAACAACGTCACAGCTGTTGACAATAAGTACATTTACAATGTGTATAAATTGGATAATACATATTACAATAATTTGAAGGTAATAAACAGCTACGATGAATATCACAATttggttgtaaaaaatgaatactttAAGGATTACTCCAAAATTCAAAACAAGTTTAATCATGGAGAAATGTGGGAGCATGATGGAGAACAATTATCGGACGGATTTAAACCCTCCATCGAAGAAAGAAAGGACGCAGTGAGAAGCAATTTaggaaaaatggaggaggaaaatgaaTGCACAAATATCATTACATCCACCGATTTACAGGTCCTATATTTTGGTAGCTATGAAAATAACATTAGTGTACTTTTATTtgagaaatttaaaagtattatcgaaaagaataaaaagttacaattttttttcctggaTGTTAATGTCTGTCCACAGTGTTCTTACAATTGCGATGTCACCTATGTGCCTTGCGTttgtttaatatataaaaatcatttgtttagaaaaaaattagagaTAAATTATGAAAACCCTATTGATGATAAATACCTGGACGAGTACTTAAGTACTGTGCAGAAGAGCATAGATTCGTTTCACACGTACAACAATAAGTTTATTTACAAGTTGAAGAAGCAGAGCAATTACCTGAACACGAAATATATAGATGTCGACAACCAGAACATCCACAAGGAGAATTGGAACACGTTC